The following are encoded in a window of Brevibacillus ruminantium genomic DNA:
- a CDS encoding MerR family transcriptional regulator has protein sequence MKNVIELVAKEKTYSGRDVAEMLGIGASTLRKWSMLLEQQGYWFQRDAQNRREYRPADVIAMRRFFHLTKEQMMPLEDAALTVANQSSHQHARKESAASLSLAPVLPANNAPASNPALAENAAALALRTSSHVDHLEEKLQALAKHVQHQEAVQMSLMEQIEQQGTFIRNSLKERDRRLTKAMSDIISTKQELARLKDAQRKTSFWHRLFRFN, from the coding sequence TTGAAAAACGTCATTGAATTGGTCGCCAAGGAAAAAACCTACTCCGGACGGGATGTAGCCGAAATGCTGGGCATTGGAGCCAGTACACTCCGAAAATGGAGCATGCTCTTGGAGCAGCAGGGGTACTGGTTTCAGCGCGATGCTCAAAACAGGCGTGAGTACAGGCCCGCTGACGTGATTGCGATGCGCAGGTTTTTTCATTTGACCAAAGAGCAAATGATGCCGCTTGAAGACGCCGCCCTTACCGTTGCCAATCAATCTTCCCACCAGCATGCTCGAAAAGAATCCGCTGCCTCGCTCAGTCTGGCCCCTGTTCTACCCGCAAACAACGCTCCCGCCAGCAATCCTGCCCTTGCCGAAAACGCTGCCGCCCTGGCGCTGCGAACCAGCTCCCACGTCGATCACCTGGAAGAAAAGCTTCAAGCCCTGGCCAAACACGTGCAGCATCAGGAGGCCGTACAGATGTCTCTGATGGAACAAATTGAGCAGCAGGGCACGTTTATCCGCAACAGTCTGAAAGAACGGGACCGGAGATTGACCAAAGCGATGAGTGACATCATTTCGACCAAGCAGGAGCTTGCTCGGCTTAAAGACGCTCAACGGAAAACGTCGTTTTGGCATCGGTTGTTTCGCTTTAATTGA
- a CDS encoding M20 family metallopeptidase, translated as MTTTATLNLEAEQIKEQVIAWRRYLHQYPELSFHEEKTAQFVYDTLVSFGNLEVRRPTKTSVVARLIGPEPGKVLAMRADMDALPITEENDFEFASKNPGVMHACGHDGHTAVLLGAAKILSGMKDRIKGEVRFLFQHAEEIYPGGAEEMVQAGVMDGVDLVIGAHLWSTLDYGKVGICPGPMMAAPDAFSITVTGKGGHAALPHQTIDSIAIAAQVVTNLQHVVSRNTDPLDNLVVSVTKFIGGTAYNVIPGSVSILGTVRSFDQKLRESTAALMERVVKGITEAHGASYEFEYSYGYRPVINDQEVTQLMESVVVETLGQDWVDHMKPNMGGEDFSAFQQKAPGCFFYVGAGNKEKGIVHPHHHPLFTVDEDALEVGVKMFVNAARKVVMKPEA; from the coding sequence ATGACGACGACAGCCACACTCAATCTGGAGGCAGAACAGATCAAAGAGCAGGTCATTGCTTGGAGACGCTATTTGCATCAGTATCCGGAGCTGTCCTTTCACGAGGAGAAAACGGCACAATTTGTCTATGACACATTGGTCTCTTTTGGAAATCTGGAGGTACGAAGACCGACCAAAACCAGTGTGGTAGCCAGGCTGATCGGGCCGGAGCCAGGAAAGGTTTTGGCGATGCGTGCCGATATGGACGCGTTGCCGATTACCGAAGAAAATGATTTCGAATTCGCTTCGAAAAATCCCGGCGTGATGCACGCATGCGGACATGATGGACATACGGCCGTGCTGCTGGGCGCAGCCAAAATTCTCTCTGGCATGAAAGATCGGATCAAAGGAGAGGTCCGCTTTCTGTTTCAGCATGCGGAGGAGATTTACCCGGGCGGAGCAGAAGAAATGGTGCAGGCAGGTGTGATGGACGGGGTTGACCTGGTCATCGGAGCGCATCTCTGGTCGACATTGGACTACGGAAAAGTAGGGATTTGTCCCGGTCCGATGATGGCCGCACCCGATGCCTTCAGCATCACCGTAACAGGCAAAGGGGGACACGCTGCACTGCCGCATCAGACGATAGACAGCATTGCCATCGCGGCACAGGTCGTCACGAATCTGCAGCACGTCGTCTCTCGCAACACCGATCCGCTGGATAATCTGGTTGTCTCCGTCACGAAATTTATCGGCGGGACGGCTTACAACGTCATCCCCGGCTCCGTCAGCATTCTCGGAACCGTTCGCAGCTTTGACCAGAAGCTGCGCGAATCGACAGCAGCTCTGATGGAGCGCGTCGTCAAGGGAATTACGGAAGCGCACGGGGCCAGCTACGAATTTGAATACTCCTATGGCTATCGTCCGGTGATCAATGACCAGGAAGTGACCCAACTGATGGAAAGTGTCGTCGTGGAAACGTTGGGACAGGATTGGGTTGATCATATGAAGCCGAATATGGGCGGTGAGGATTTTTCTGCCTTCCAGCAAAAAGCGCCAGGCTGCTTCTTTTATGTGGGAGCTGGCAACAAGGAAAAGGGAATCGTCCATCCGCATCACCATCCGTTGTTTACCGTGGATGAGGATGCACTTGAAGTGGGCGTGAAAATGTTTGTCAACGCTGCACGCAAGGTCGTCATGAAACCAGAAGCATAA
- a CDS encoding Zn-dependent hydrolase, with product MINPDRLWERLMRLGEIGKQESGGITRLSFTPEERAAKDLVRSFMLEAGLSVREDAVGNLIGRWEGRNPEAPVVLVGSHIDSVFNGGNFDGPLGVMAGVEILHAMQEQNIVTEHPIEVIAFTDEEGTRFSYGMIGSRGIAGILERSELVHSDKDGISIEEAMRQNGLDPDAIGEAARPKGSVKAYVELHIEQGKVLESRNLSVGVVNGVAGPLWMKFILEGEAGHAGATPMTLRRDPLAAAAEIMLAIEQEAGQTDAAVGTVGQMQVFPGGVNIIPGRVEFSLDLRDVDQSILDRVEAQIVSRAEHICEKRGIALKVELLQRIPPVICSEEIQQAARNACESLGFEPFTMPSGAGHDCMQLTGLCPVGMIFARSQKGISHNPAEYTTKEDCADGANVLYKTVLSLAVEA from the coding sequence ATGATCAATCCAGATAGGCTCTGGGAGCGGTTAATGCGTTTGGGAGAAATCGGAAAACAGGAGTCGGGTGGTATTACGAGGCTCTCTTTTACACCCGAGGAGAGAGCGGCGAAGGATCTCGTTCGCAGCTTTATGCTGGAGGCGGGGCTTTCGGTAAGAGAAGACGCAGTCGGCAATCTGATTGGACGGTGGGAGGGGCGCAATCCGGAAGCGCCTGTCGTGCTTGTCGGATCACATATCGACTCGGTTTTTAACGGGGGCAATTTTGACGGTCCGCTTGGCGTCATGGCCGGAGTGGAGATCCTGCACGCGATGCAGGAACAGAACATCGTGACAGAACATCCGATCGAAGTGATCGCCTTTACCGACGAAGAAGGAACACGCTTCAGCTACGGCATGATCGGCAGCCGCGGCATTGCCGGCATTCTGGAACGAAGCGAGCTGGTGCACTCTGACAAAGACGGGATATCGATCGAAGAGGCGATGCGGCAAAATGGTTTGGACCCGGATGCGATCGGCGAGGCGGCACGGCCGAAGGGAAGTGTCAAAGCCTATGTAGAACTGCATATCGAGCAGGGAAAGGTCCTGGAGAGCCGCAATCTCTCTGTAGGGGTCGTCAACGGAGTAGCTGGTCCGCTGTGGATGAAATTTATCCTCGAAGGGGAAGCGGGACACGCTGGCGCGACACCGATGACACTTCGCCGCGATCCTTTGGCAGCAGCGGCGGAAATCATGCTGGCCATCGAGCAGGAGGCAGGGCAAACGGACGCGGCGGTCGGCACGGTCGGACAGATGCAGGTATTCCCCGGTGGAGTCAATATCATTCCGGGCCGCGTAGAGTTTTCCCTCGATCTGCGTGATGTGGATCAGTCGATTCTCGATCGTGTGGAAGCCCAGATTGTCAGCCGGGCTGAGCACATCTGTGAAAAGCGGGGCATTGCCCTCAAGGTAGAGCTGCTGCAGCGCATTCCGCCTGTTATCTGCTCCGAGGAAATTCAGCAGGCAGCAAGAAACGCCTGTGAATCGCTTGGCTTTGAACCTTTTACCATGCCGAGCGGCGCTGGACATGACTGCATGCAGTTGACCGGACTTTGCCCGGTCGGAATGATTTTTGCGCGTTCACAAAAGGGCATTAGCCACAATCCTGCTGAATATACCACAAAAGAAGACTGTGCAGACGGAGCCAACGTTCTGTACAAAACAGTTCTCTCCCTGGCCGTGGAAGCATAG
- a CDS encoding CPBP family intramembrane glutamic endopeptidase, which produces MEHNHENKKGPAFGKSYLILFAAGLAGIIALVPISVKQLQNLPGLPVMPFGMLIVLSMLQPLILLVIALAFGTWMAPRAGLTSLLMNRATRGEPIWSRLRPQLTAAILAGIVAAVLLPLLDALFQPWLPASLSQEAPPRDLVFTVSAMLYGGITEELLLRWGMMSVLAWVGWRLFQRHEERPGRSVMVIAILISAVLFGIGHLGAVAVLAPLTPVLILRTILLNAVGGIIFGWLFWKRSLEAAMIAHATAHVVMTLIAQILILFV; this is translated from the coding sequence ATGGAGCATAACCATGAGAACAAGAAAGGGCCAGCATTTGGAAAGTCCTATTTGATCCTTTTTGCTGCAGGTCTGGCCGGAATCATTGCGCTGGTTCCCATCTCTGTCAAACAGCTTCAAAATCTTCCCGGGTTGCCTGTGATGCCCTTTGGCATGCTCATCGTATTATCCATGCTGCAGCCGTTGATCCTTTTGGTGATTGCACTCGCTTTTGGCACCTGGATGGCTCCACGGGCCGGGCTTACCTCCCTGCTCATGAACAGAGCGACGCGAGGTGAGCCGATTTGGAGCCGCCTTCGTCCGCAATTGACTGCAGCCATCCTCGCGGGTATCGTGGCAGCTGTTCTCCTGCCTTTGCTCGATGCACTCTTTCAGCCCTGGCTGCCGGCCAGCCTGTCTCAAGAGGCGCCTCCCAGAGATCTCGTCTTCACCGTCAGTGCCATGCTGTATGGGGGGATTACAGAAGAATTGCTGCTGCGCTGGGGGATGATGTCTGTTTTGGCCTGGGTGGGCTGGCGTCTGTTCCAGCGGCACGAGGAGCGCCCGGGACGTTCGGTCATGGTGATCGCGATTCTGATTAGCGCCGTTCTGTTCGGCATTGGTCATCTGGGAGCTGTCGCGGTCCTGGCACCGCTCACGCCGGTTCTCATTCTCCGTACCATCCTGTTGAACGCCGTCGGGGGAATTATATTCGGCTGGCTGTTCTGGAAGCGCAGCCTGGAAGCGGCGATGATCGCCCATGCTACCGCCCATGTGGTCATGACGCTGATCGCTCAGATCCTCATCCTGTTTGTTTGA
- a CDS encoding SdpI family protein, producing MNRIIALVILLVPTILGIYVYDDLPEQLAIHFGPSGEPDGFQSKGSFLVVYSLLGIAIVGGLEFFRFIDPKKQNYEKFLRAFSIMRILIALILSVTFCFLLVFNLGIETIGPGVFAKLLVGTMWVLIGNYLPQVRDNYFIGIRTPWTLASEEVWRKTHRFSGPLWVIAGIVMILMVLVPITRSSTWPMFIVLGISVIVPTIYSYIVFRNIGRTNHGA from the coding sequence ATGAATCGAATCATTGCATTAGTGATCTTGCTCGTACCGACTATACTGGGTATCTATGTGTACGACGATCTTCCAGAACAGTTGGCCATCCACTTCGGACCGAGTGGAGAACCTGACGGCTTTCAAAGCAAAGGGTCGTTTCTGGTCGTGTATTCGCTATTAGGCATCGCGATTGTAGGGGGACTTGAGTTCTTTCGCTTTATCGATCCGAAGAAGCAAAACTATGAGAAGTTTCTCAGAGCCTTCTCGATCATGCGCATCCTCATTGCGCTGATCTTGAGCGTCACTTTCTGCTTCCTACTGGTGTTCAATCTGGGGATCGAAACGATTGGTCCAGGCGTTTTTGCCAAGCTGCTGGTCGGCACGATGTGGGTGCTCATCGGCAATTACCTGCCTCAAGTACGAGATAACTACTTTATTGGGATACGCACACCGTGGACGCTGGCCAGTGAAGAAGTGTGGCGAAAAACACACCGCTTCTCGGGGCCGCTTTGGGTGATTGCCGGAATCGTGATGATCCTGATGGTCTTGGTCCCGATTACCCGGTCATCGACGTGGCCGATGTTTATCGTCCTGGGAATATCCGTCATCGTACCTACGATTTACTCCTATATCGTTTTTCGGAATATAGGGAGGACGAATCATGGAGCATAA
- a CDS encoding autorepressor SdpR family transcription factor — protein sequence MNETFKALADPTRRQIIRLLKEKDMTAGEIADHFSMTKPSISHHLNSLKQAKLILDERQGQHIVYSLNTTVVQDVMGWFLEIMTEKKPGKE from the coding sequence GTGAATGAGACGTTTAAAGCACTGGCTGACCCGACGCGACGCCAGATCATCCGGCTGTTGAAAGAAAAAGACATGACAGCGGGAGAGATCGCCGATCATTTTTCGATGACAAAGCCAAGCATCTCTCATCATTTGAACTCGTTAAAACAAGCGAAGCTGATTCTCGATGAGCGCCAGGGACAACATATCGTTTATTCGCTAAATACGACAGTCGTCCAGGATGTTATGGGCTGGTTTTTGGAAATCATGACTGAGAAAAAGCCTGGGAAGGAGTGA
- a CDS encoding helix-turn-helix domain-containing protein, with the protein MKLRLGLLGADDTLELIRSVVCHYPEIEPLPIVYHDEEEIVKLLEPHVDEAHMWLFSGQVPYAMAKEWGKIQKPMAYIPHTGASLYRTLLHIVHEEQLKISELSFDTIPLEEFAQMLEESGIAKTAIWLKSYEGAIRASELADFHEQLWREGKTRAAVTCLRTAELECKRRGVPVYRVLPTRAGIESILSMLLRTHEMLLFKDSQIAVQLIELDSLTGMTSETFSTDELYQLEQESTERLQRYAKQIQGSLKTTGPGRYVIYTTRGILGDFTKGFTTAPHFSELLGIKDELVISGIGIGKTAYEAEIHAGTALLHAKRSGPGAWMVFFDDKQIAGPLGKSEQITFSGASDQLQEVSRLTSLSVQTLSKLQSILKKRGSSEINAHELAMHMQILPRSARRILIELESKGIARVVGEDNPHPRGRPRKVYRITL; encoded by the coding sequence TTGAAGCTGCGTTTGGGTTTATTGGGAGCGGATGATACGCTGGAGCTCATCCGTTCCGTTGTCTGCCACTATCCAGAAATTGAGCCGCTTCCCATCGTCTATCACGACGAGGAAGAGATTGTGAAGCTGTTGGAGCCGCATGTCGACGAAGCCCATATGTGGCTGTTTTCCGGCCAGGTACCGTATGCGATGGCGAAGGAATGGGGAAAAATCCAGAAGCCGATGGCCTATATCCCGCATACCGGTGCCAGCCTCTACCGGACTCTGCTGCATATCGTTCATGAGGAACAGCTCAAGATCAGCGAGCTTAGTTTTGATACGATCCCGCTGGAGGAGTTTGCCCAGATGCTGGAAGAGTCGGGGATAGCGAAGACTGCCATCTGGCTGAAATCATATGAGGGCGCGATTCGGGCAAGCGAGCTGGCTGACTTCCATGAACAGCTTTGGCGTGAGGGGAAGACGAGAGCGGCTGTTACCTGTCTGCGGACGGCAGAGCTGGAGTGCAAGCGCAGAGGCGTCCCTGTTTACCGCGTGCTACCGACGCGCGCCGGAATCGAATCCATCCTGAGCATGCTGCTGCGCACACATGAAATGCTCCTTTTCAAAGATTCGCAAATCGCCGTCCAGTTGATCGAGCTGGATTCGTTGACGGGAATGACTTCGGAAACGTTTTCTACAGATGAGCTGTATCAGCTGGAACAGGAGTCGACTGAAAGGCTGCAGCGCTATGCTAAACAAATACAGGGATCGTTGAAGACGACAGGACCGGGCCGTTATGTGATCTATACCACGCGTGGGATTTTGGGGGATTTCACAAAGGGCTTCACGACTGCTCCCCATTTCTCTGAACTGCTTGGCATCAAAGACGAGCTGGTCATCTCCGGCATCGGCATCGGCAAAACGGCCTATGAAGCGGAAATTCACGCCGGAACCGCTCTCTTGCATGCCAAAAGAAGCGGGCCAGGTGCCTGGATGGTCTTTTTTGATGACAAGCAGATTGCCGGGCCGCTTGGAAAAAGCGAGCAGATCACCTTCAGCGGCGCGTCTGATCAGTTGCAGGAGGTCAGCCGTCTGACATCCCTCAGTGTTCAAACTCTGAGCAAGCTGCAATCGATTTTGAAAAAGCGCGGCTCTTCGGAAATCAATGCCCATGAACTGGCGATGCATATGCAAATCCTGCCGCGCAGCGCCCGCCGTATTCTGATCGAACTGGAGTCGAAAGGGATCGCTCGGGTCGTCGGGGAAGACAATCCTCACCCGCGAGGCAGGCCGCGCAAGGTGTACCGGATCACGCTGTGA